ACAGGTATCTATTAATTAACACAATCAGCATATTCTTTCATTTAAACTTGCAAAATAAGTATTCCTTATATGTAGTGTGTATATTCGAATGTTAATTATTGTATAATTAAAAAGGAATGTGCATATTCTGTTTTGATTTTGCGTAACAATGAAAACTACCAAAAGATTGTGATTTATCCTATTAAACCTATCATTCACATTgccaactatatatattatctatccTACGTGAAAAACATATCAAcgcaacccccccccccccccccaagaaAATAAACATGTCTAAGCTACAACTTTTTCCCTCTCACCAAACTAAGACCTTTTCAAAGACAACTGGCGCGTTCGAGTGAAGTGTTTGGACTCATGGAAGAAAAAGACACCTTTTGGAGGGGATTCCTTCGAGATGATTTTCGCTGATGAATGGGTAACGTTTTCTTTATAGCTTTGTTCCATGCTTTATACTGCTTTGCTTTACTTCATTCTAATatgaacgttttttttttattagggtAACAAGATCCAGGCTACTTGCAAACGAACTCTCATGTACCGAGCTCAACGTGATTTGTTGAAAGAGGAATGGAGAGTTATTGAAAAATGTCACCAAAATCCAGCTGGTGGTAAATATCGAGCTACAAATCATCCTTACAAGATGACAATAGCAGAGGATGCCTTCCTATCCGGTTCGAATTTTAGTGATGATAGAATGTTCCTAAATCTTGCCAGTTATGAAGAAATTGGAAATGGAACTCTAAAGGCACCTTTCCTCATAGGTAATCTCTAATTTGAttgcatttatatattttgtgttgtttttaatttatttacaatataagaaaacataaactATGTTTTTTGGATTTTCTGGCAGATGTAATAGGGAGAGTCCATGAACTTGGTGATGTTCAAACCGTCCAGGTGTCAGGAGAAGACAGAAAAAGAGTTCAATTTTTCTTGGTTGACACCGAGTTTGTTATTCGAAACCTCTGTTTTTACATTGTATTCTATAGTTGTATTCTCCATTTTTGTCTACTAAttacatataatttattaatgatCAGAGGACACAATATTGCATGTTGTCTTTGGGGAACTTATGTTGAGCAACTAGAACCTTTTACTGAGAACACCAAAGATCAAACAATTGTTTGTTTGATCAGGTTTGCTAAAATCAGCTTCTTTAGAGGTATGAATTTGATCATCATATAAACTGAAAAATAATATGATCACCATATaaactgaaaaatatgttttgtatatattataatatagaacTCATATTATGTTCAAACATGTGAAATTATGTAACACTtgaatgataaataaataaaaaacattcagaaaaatatatcaGTTATTAGTTAATCCAACCAAACTTGGCTAAAAACTGATaccactttagtttatttttcatacttttttcaaaatactgtataagaaaatataaaacaattaagaaaacaaatttaacaaaactaaaaaataatctcGACACAAttcattttaacaaaattaatctgattttatctatttaaaattcaaactaGCTCTAATTTAACTCTGAAGACTAGCTGCAACTTGATGtacaccaaaaataaataagggaaccatattattatttttaataattttttttatttttcgtatacataaaattataaaatgagataaattttataagcaataaagaaaatttaattaattattaccaTTTAGTTAATTCATAAGTATTTATATCTTTGCATTAGTATGGGATGCAGTACTTGTATGAAATCTTGAACTCGTCATTTTTTGTGTGTGTACTTTGTATTTaaggtttttaattttaaaatccttTCCAGAACAATCAGAAAATAAGCATTTTGCTCATgccaaaatgttttttttcgttTCCATATTCTTTGCTTATGTCATCTAAAATGTATATACGGAAAATGTGGAAGCTAGtcctgaaaatgtaaaaactacACGTAATAAAAAAGTGGAAGCTAGTTTACCCCGTTTAATATAATCtttagatgacaaaaaaaaagtggaagCTAGTAAGTATTGTTTTTTTCCTCAAAagtgaaattaaataaaagctCACGCAAGCTGAAGTCAAAGTCTAGATACTCCAAAAACATAGCATAAACAAAACTCGAAAAACAGCATACGAACTTTACTTAAAACAGAGCACATGTTCAGTCTAAATCATACAATAACAgaatcaagttttttttctttgatataCATATCAACTGATCCGGCCAGCTCCGGAAAAAATGCACTTAGTGCTAAAGAGTAGAATGATTACTATATTGTCGGATCCAAGTTTGGAATGCTTTCCGACTAATGCCAAATGATGAACCGatcatctgtttttttttaatacaagaTTGTGTTGTTAAACTTTTTAGACAAATAATTCTAAACAATGATAACTAACAAAACAAATGTAGAAAAGAGAAACACAAGTATGGATCCAAAATAAACTAACACATCTGTTTTGCTTATGGAGAACTaaaattttttcatataaaagctCCTTAATTGCTTCTGAAATAGTTGAATTTTAAGGGAGATAATCTTCGTATTAATCCATAAGTACCACAGTTCAGACTGACTTGAGAACGGTTGTCACTCTCATTTTAATACTCCAGTATGAGTCACCGAGACAAGACAACTCTTTATATTGCTCTATTGATAATAACAGAGTCAAAGAGATTACTGTTCCATAGAATGTCATGCTGCCTTTCAAAGTAACCATTAACAATTGAAGCCGGTAAGACCCATCACTATCAAATGAAGAACCATCAACAATTGAAGCCGGTAAGACCCATCGCGGCCATCCGCAGTAGATTTTTCAATTAACTTTTCTAAACGTTCAATTGAACCAAAATTTTTGTCTTACCAAATCCATTGGAAGAAACatacaaatgaaaaataaaaaactttacaagatttaaaataaattgacaataaaaaaatcaagtgACATGAAGTaaagaaaatcaaagaaaaaaaagcaaaacaaatcaaataagcCGATGTTGGAGCTATAGAAGCCTCCAGCCATCGGCTTGAAACTATAAAAtctatctatctctctctctctctctctctctctctctctctctctctctctctctctctctctctctctctctctctctctctctctctctctctctctctatcctgacggctagggttttggGACCGATCATCTGTTACGATCCACCATGTTAACTACATGGACCAAAGCCCAAGTCCACATTAGCTAAATAATGATAATTTAGTTTCCAGAAGAAATCAATTCAGGATCAACGTGGATACACGCTGAGCCTCAAGAGATTACTACTAGAATACCACCACTTGGTTAACTGAACTGAGTTTGGTTAACTGACTTGAGTTAGAGTGAATGCAACCATGGTGACTGACCTTTccttctccctctctctctctctctcctgacggctagggttttggGACCGATCATCTGTTACGATCCACCATGTTAACTACCTGAACCAAAGCCCAAGTCCACATTAGCTAAATAATGATAATTTTTAGTTTGCAGAAGAAATCAATTCAGGATCAACGTAGATACACGCTGAGCCCCAAGAGATTACTACTAGAATACCACCACTTGGTTAACTGAACTGAGTTTGGTTAACTGAATTGAGTTAGGGTGAATGCAACCATGGTGACTGACCTTTCCTTCTCAAAGAATTCATTCATCCAGCAGGGCATTCTTATGCCACATACGAATTTGTAAGATTATATCCTAAACTACACTTTGGGTTCCTGAAAAGAAATATCTTACCCAACTTGGGCTTCTATGAGAGTAAGTAATCACACCCGCAGTATGTCCCATGAAAACTTGCTAGTCTAAGTGCTTGTGCAACGCTTTGataatttccaaaaatattattGAGTTTCAAGCTTCTCATACTCTCCAAGAAGCATTCCCAACTTTTGATTTTCCAATCGAAACAAGACATTATCTGAGAAAAGGATAGATGGCTATAGCAGAGTACCAAACTTCTATTGCGAACAACCCATGATGCACATTATATATCTTTGTACAATCGTGTGCAATCCTCAACACATGATCCATAATTACTAAGATTGAGATGCAACAACCATTAACCGGGGCATACACATTCCAAATAGCCCATACTTCTCAACATAGGACTTTCAGATAAGATCCTTGTAAAATCATGAAATTTTGTGCAATCGTGTGATAATTGAATTTTGATCCGTAGATTATCTGCAaaaaaatttttgataaaaagtcCATGTGTCCAAACAGTACCGACCCAAATGTTTTAGAATAATAATGTCCAACTCTTGTACGAAAATCATTTCTGAGAACATGACATGAAGAAACTGGTAACGAACTCGTGCCCACTTTACAAAGACACCTACTAAACTCCCAGCCTGGACCAAATCCGTGCTCATATATATATGACTCGGTTGTAATATACACGGAACCATGAGTTGTAAGGCTTGTAGCCAAAATTCTAGAGAACAAAATTATCAATATGACATAAGTATACGAGCAATATGTCTTATAtgaataaaatatctaaaatatttgtcCGCTTTGTCGGTCTAAGTATACTAATTGTATCCATTGACGACGTTTCTGCGAGTTTATTTCGTATTCATGAATCTCCCAGTTGACATTAGCCAAAGGACATTTTCCGTTAGGACAATCCAAGTAATCCACATGTACATTCGTCTCATATCTATAGTGATAAcaacatatttataatattatacatatatagacATGCATCCAAAAGAACCGTAATAACATAACTCATACGTGAATAACCAAAGTTATAGCAACACAAAACACCAACATTCCTCCCTCTGCTTGTATACCCAATGAAAGCCATACCAACGAAGAAATGTGAAACACAAAAATCTAAAACTTGAAAACTATTGAGTTCTCCGGCCCCGTGAGAAACTAAAATTAACCCAAATATACCCTCCTAATCCCAGTGAAAAGAAACACCAACCCATGTGGTGGACCTCAGAATTACATAGGTGAAAAGAAAAGATGATGGAAGTCAGGATCATATTATGTACATACAAGTATAATTTACCTTGGTGAACTTAACAGTCAACCATAGTAAACCTTGAACCAATCTTGAGCCCCAAGAGATTACTACTAGAATACCACCACTTGGTTAACTGAACTGAGTTTGGTTAACTGAATTGAGTTAGGGTGAATGCAACCATGGTGACTGACCTTtccttccctctctctctttctctcctgacggctagggttttggGACCGATCATCTGTTACGATCCACAATGTTAACTACCTGGACCAAAGCTCAAGTCCACATTAGCTAAATAATGATAATTTTTAGTTTGCAGAAGAAATCAATTCAGGATCAACGTGGATACACGCTGAACCCCAAGAGATTACTACTAGAATAGCACCACTTGGTTAACTGAACTGAGTTTGGTTAACTGAATTGAGTTAGGGTGAATGCAACCATGGTGACTGACCTTTCCTTCTCAAAGAATTCATTCATCCAGCAGGGCATTCTTATGCCACATACGAATTTGTAAGATTATATCCTAAACTACACTTTGGGTTCCTGAAAAGAAATATCTTACCCAACTTGGGCTTCTATGAGAGTAATCACACCCGCAGTATGTCCCATGCAAAACTTGCTAGTCTAAGTGCTTGTGCAACGCTTTGataatttccaaaaatattattGAGTTTCAAGCTTCTCATACTCTCCAAGAAGCATTCCCAACTTTTGATTTTCCAATCGAAACAAGACATTATCTGAGAAAAGGATAGATGGCTATAGAAGAGTACCAAACTTCTATTGCGATTTGCGAACAACCTATGATGCACACTATATATCTTTGTACAATCGTGTGCAATCCTCAACACATGATCCATAATTACTAAGATTGAGATGCAACAACCATTAACCGGGGCAGACACATTCCAAATAGCCCATACTTCTCAGCATAGGACTTTCAGATAAGATCCTTGTAAAATCATGAAATTTTGTGCAATCGTGTGATAATTGAATTTTGATCCGTAGATTatctgcaaaaaaaattgataaaagtcCATGTGTCCAAACAGTACCGACCCAAATGTTTTAGAATAATAATGTCCAACTCTTGTACGAAAATCATTTCTGAGAACATGACATGAAGAAACTGGTAACGAACTTGTGCCCACTTTACAAAGACACCTACTAAACTCTCGGCCTGGACCAAATCTGTGCTCATATATATATGACTCGGTTGTAATATACACGGAACCATGAGTTGTAAGGCTTGTAGCCAAAATGCTAGAGAACaaaattatcaatatgaaataagtaTACGAGCAGTATGTTATGttttatatgaataaaatatctaaaatatttgtcCGCTTTGTCTGTCTAAGTATACTAATTGTATCCGACGTTTCTGCGAGTTTATTTCGTATTCATGAATCTCCCAGTTGACATTAGCCAAAGGACATTTTCCGTTAGGACAATCCAAGTAATCCACATGTACATTCGTCCCATATCTATCGTGATAAcaacatatttataatattatacatatatagacATGCATCCAAAAGAACCGTAATAACATAACTCATACGTGAATAACCAAAATTATAGCAACACAAAACACCACCATTCCTCCCTCTGCTTGTATACCCAATAAAAGCCATACCAACGAAGAAATGTGAAACACAAAAATGTGAAACACAAAAATCTAAAACTTGAAAACTATTGAGTTCTCCGGCCCCATGAGAAACTCAAATTAACCCAAATATACCCTCCTAATCCCAGTGAAAAGAAACACCAACCCCCATGTCGTGGACCTCAGAATTacatagatgaaaagaaaagatgatGGAAGTCAGGACCATATTATCATACAAGAATAATTTACCTTGGGTGAACTTAACAGTCAACCATAGTAAACCTTGAACCAATCTTGAGCcccttttgtttttcttgaacAACGCGAATGAAAATGATGGAGATGGTGAGATGAAGAGGATCCGAGGGAGATTTATAGTGGCCAAGAACAACATTGCCCCTGATTTTATCTCTCTGATCCAAGCTTCTTCTCTCATctcaaaacacaaaagaaaaagtgATGAAGATGAAACCCTAGCTAGTTATAACCAATAAGTTTTGGTTTATATCAAGGACGTAAGGGAGGATCCAACGATATTATTTGTTGGATCAAGCCATGCTCCACTGGAAACACTTGCATTATTCCAGTTGTTGTGGTAGTTTGAAGGATCTAAGGATGATGATGACATGAACCCATTCATGTCCCCGGAGATCTCACCAAGCTTCCCTTCTTTGTTCACATCTTCATTGTCACCTCCAACATGCAGATCTTGAAGTGATGCTAGGGTTTGGAGATGGGACTGTCCCATCATCTCACCATTATTGTTCATGGGCTTGTGTGCATGCTGGAGAAGAGTAGATGAAGAGGAAGATACCGAAGACCCAAATAGACTCGAGGGAAGAAATGGTTTGTTTGTTGTAGAGTTGTTGATGAAGCTACCATTAATGGTTTGGTCGTGACTCATATGATTTTGAAGCCCTAATCCAAGACCATTAAAACCAGATGAGAGAAACTCACCCTCTAAACCACTTGAAGTCTTTGGAGGATCACTGAAACGGCTTGGAAACATTGGAAGACTATTACAACTGCTCACATGATCTGATAAACCATAGAACAAGGGATGATGATTCATGGAAGGGAAATGGGAGATCTGATGATGAGGATTATTAAGGGATGAAGAAGTAGTCGTCGAGGCCGTGGAAGCCGCG
This region of Brassica napus cultivar Da-Ae chromosome C5, Da-Ae, whole genome shotgun sequence genomic DNA includes:
- the LOC106382164 gene encoding dof zinc finger protein DOF1.4-like; this encodes MFGNCDQKKKMPIIQSPNTNPPASMQSKNMIVSPSHQQQPPQPQLKCPRCDSSNTKFCYYNNYSLSQPRHFCKACKRYWTRGGTLRNVPVGGSYRKNKRVKRPATATAASTASTTTSSSLNNPHHQISHFPSMNHHPLFYGLSDHVSSCNSLPMFPSRFSDPPKTSSGLEGEFLSSGFNGLGLGLQNHMSHDQTINGSFINNSTTNKPFLPSSLFGSSVSSSSSTLLQHAHKPMNNNGEMMGQSHLQTLASLQDLHVGGDNEDVNKEGKLGEISGDMNGFMSSSSLDPSNYHNNWNNASVSSGAWLDPTNNIVGSSLTSLI